One region of Polynucleobacter paneuropaeus genomic DNA includes:
- the rapZ gene encoding RNase adapter RapZ, translating into MQINLITGISGSGKSVALRAFEDAGFDCVDNLPVSLLESLVGNLEKEGSKQLAVAIDARRGESISELPKILENLRSQHELRVIFLSADTNSLVQRFSETRRRHPLSGSSKAFDSATLIEAIDRERALLEPLRSQAHCIDTSNIPAHALRSWIYDLVKDKSLGLNVVFQSFGFKKGVPSEADLVFDVRCLPNPHYDKILKPLTGHDQAVKEFLEHIPEVVSMEKDIIQFIEKWLPHYIADGRSYLTVAIGCTGGQHRSVYLVTRLMKHFQNQKALSDLQISFLSRHRELDSIPVKAA; encoded by the coding sequence ATGCAAATTAATCTGATCACCGGAATCTCTGGCTCAGGTAAATCAGTGGCTCTCCGGGCCTTTGAGGATGCAGGTTTTGATTGTGTTGATAATCTGCCAGTTTCACTATTAGAAAGCTTAGTAGGCAATCTGGAAAAGGAAGGAAGCAAACAACTGGCTGTTGCCATTGATGCTCGACGTGGCGAATCCATCTCCGAACTCCCCAAAATTTTAGAGAACTTACGAAGCCAGCATGAGCTCAGAGTGATCTTCCTCAGCGCTGATACAAACTCTTTAGTGCAACGCTTCTCGGAAACCCGTCGACGTCACCCTCTATCAGGCAGTAGCAAAGCCTTTGATTCCGCTACTTTGATTGAGGCAATTGATCGAGAGCGTGCGCTTTTGGAGCCCTTGCGTAGCCAGGCCCATTGCATTGATACCAGCAACATACCAGCGCATGCCTTACGCTCATGGATATATGACCTCGTAAAAGATAAATCACTTGGCCTAAATGTCGTCTTTCAATCGTTTGGATTTAAAAAAGGTGTGCCAAGTGAGGCCGATCTAGTTTTCGATGTACGCTGCTTGCCTAATCCTCACTACGACAAAATCCTGAAACCATTGACAGGCCATGATCAAGCAGTCAAAGAGTTCTTAGAGCATATTCCGGAAGTGGTGAGCATGGAAAAAGACATTATTCAATTTATTGAAAAATGGCTTCCCCACTATATTGCTGACGGTCGTAGTTACCTTACGGTAGCTATAGGCTGCACTGGCGGGCAACACCGCTCAGTCTATTTGGTGACTCGTCTCATGAAACATTTCCAGAATCAAAAAGCCTTGAGTGATTTACAGATTAGCTTTTTGTCCCGACATCGCGAGCTAGACTCAATCCCTGTAAAAGCAGCTTAA
- the mutY gene encoding A/G-specific adenine glycosylase, producing MSKSFLDQFAERLITWHEAEGRHGLPWQGKHDAYAVWVSEIMLQQTQVTTVLERYPRFMKRFPNVKKLAAANIDEVLAEWAGLGYYSRARNLHACAKQVVEDFDGHFPKDPLLLEQLKGIGRSTAGAIAAFAFEERAPILDANVKRILARLFAIEQPLQEKAVTDELWAIAERLLPKSSQSMPTYTQALMDFGATWCTARRPVCIGGQQKCPFEKNCQANLSDQVLLLPKKISKAKSPEFICSMVLLRQGDFVLLQKRPPKAIWGGLWSLPESDWISRTPVNQKISQNSSQVGASDLLKTVFRGQDVRLLVKRCSSLSHQQEIKHVFTHRRLWMRIWEAKLQEQYCFSDPTYQWVDLHKLGQYGLPQPIKLLLQGLSLARDVGTKS from the coding sequence GTGAGTAAATCGTTTCTTGATCAATTTGCTGAGCGCTTGATTACCTGGCATGAGGCCGAAGGCCGCCATGGCCTGCCTTGGCAGGGTAAGCACGATGCTTATGCAGTGTGGGTTTCTGAAATCATGCTCCAACAAACTCAAGTTACTACCGTGCTGGAACGTTACCCCCGCTTCATGAAGCGCTTCCCTAACGTTAAAAAACTCGCTGCGGCAAATATAGACGAGGTCTTAGCGGAGTGGGCTGGGCTAGGATATTACTCGCGAGCCAGAAATTTACATGCTTGCGCTAAGCAGGTGGTTGAAGATTTTGATGGGCATTTTCCAAAAGATCCTCTTCTGCTAGAGCAGCTCAAAGGCATTGGTAGATCGACTGCTGGCGCCATCGCTGCTTTTGCCTTTGAGGAACGAGCGCCCATCTTAGACGCCAATGTGAAGCGAATTCTGGCGCGCCTATTTGCAATAGAGCAACCTTTGCAAGAAAAGGCGGTAACAGATGAGCTCTGGGCCATAGCAGAGCGTTTGCTGCCAAAGTCTTCGCAGAGCATGCCAACTTACACTCAAGCCTTAATGGATTTTGGAGCGACGTGGTGCACAGCTCGTAGACCGGTGTGCATTGGTGGCCAACAAAAATGCCCGTTTGAAAAAAATTGCCAGGCCAACTTAAGCGATCAGGTTTTACTGCTACCTAAAAAAATCAGTAAGGCAAAGTCACCAGAATTTATCTGCAGTATGGTCTTACTTCGCCAAGGCGATTTCGTCTTACTACAGAAGCGTCCGCCAAAAGCCATCTGGGGAGGTTTATGGTCCTTGCCTGAATCTGATTGGATATCTCGTACCCCAGTCAATCAAAAAATTTCCCAGAATTCTTCTCAGGTAGGAGCGTCCGATCTCTTGAAGACAGTCTTCAGAGGTCAGGATGTGAGACTGTTGGTAAAAAGATGTTCATCCTTAAGTCATCAACAAGAGATTAAACATGTGTTTACACATCGCCGTTTGTGGATGCGGATTTGGGAGGCGAAGCTACAGGAGCAATATTGTTTTAGCGATCCCACTTATCAATGGGTAGATCTGCATAAGCTAGGTCAGTATGGCCTACCGCAGCCAATTAAGCTGCTTTTACAGGGATTGAGTCTAGCTCGCGATGTCGGGACAAAAAGCTAA
- the mutM gene encoding bifunctional DNA-formamidopyrimidine glycosylase/DNA-(apurinic or apyrimidinic site) lyase, with the protein MPELPEVEVTRLGIQPYLEGRKVTAVKIIDGRLRWPVPKHLPKTLLGQKLQAITRRGKYLLLEMDTGYLLVHLGMTGTLRVLPLHENLKLHDRVTIDFGKLSLRLHDPRKFGAVLWHPKTNGPIEKYPLLQKLGVEPFSEGFIGEVGAQLLFQKSRKRTIAVKQFLLAGEAVVGVGNIYCSESLFEAGIHPAKATGKLTRPQCTRLAAAVKLILKKAIEAGGSSLKDFVNTDGDPGHFMVQTKVYDRKGLPCKVCKTPIKQIVQSQRSTYFCSQCQKR; encoded by the coding sequence ATGCCAGAACTTCCAGAAGTAGAAGTCACTAGACTCGGAATCCAGCCCTATCTTGAGGGCCGTAAAGTCACGGCAGTCAAAATCATTGATGGTCGTTTGCGTTGGCCTGTCCCAAAACATCTACCCAAAACGCTTCTTGGACAAAAACTACAAGCCATTACTCGTAGAGGTAAATACTTATTATTAGAAATGGATACGGGCTATTTACTGGTTCATCTGGGAATGACGGGAACTTTGCGAGTTTTACCATTGCATGAAAACTTAAAGTTGCATGATCGGGTAACCATCGACTTTGGGAAGTTGAGTTTGCGCTTGCACGATCCCAGAAAATTCGGCGCAGTCCTTTGGCATCCTAAAACCAATGGACCCATTGAAAAATATCCTTTATTGCAAAAACTCGGAGTAGAGCCCTTCTCAGAAGGATTTATTGGAGAGGTGGGAGCGCAACTCCTATTCCAGAAATCTCGTAAACGTACTATTGCAGTAAAGCAATTTTTATTGGCGGGCGAGGCTGTTGTAGGGGTCGGTAATATTTATTGTTCTGAAAGTTTGTTTGAGGCTGGCATTCATCCTGCAAAGGCGACTGGTAAATTGACTCGCCCACAATGCACTCGTCTTGCCGCCGCAGTGAAATTGATTCTAAAAAAAGCAATTGAGGCTGGCGGTAGCTCGCTTAAAGATTTTGTTAACACCGATGGTGACCCTGGTCATTTCATGGTGCAAACTAAAGTGTATGACCGCAAAGGCTTGCCTTGCAAGGTTTGCAAAACTCCAATCAAGCAAATTGTTCAAAGTCAGCGTTCAACGTATTTCTGTTCCCAATGCCAAAAGCGCTAA
- a CDS encoding outer membrane lipoprotein LolB — MSFLGSNALAQSENAGNGEAVFEILASEIALQRGEAGLAYNTYLELARRYQDPRLAQRAMEIAINAGASDLALQAAQTWQSLAPAQTKPKEVLVTLLILNQRWSEAVQPTIALLNQESLAERENTLLQIQSLLSKASNESDALRAFYEIVSELKPAPKNPGILYTYAMAAENTGHTEIMEKVLRQILVKNPNDANTLNALGYSLADRNQQLNEAFKLISKAHRLAPDDPFILDSLGWVNFRLGKNALALEELKQAFGMKPEADIAAHIGEVLWAMNRHSEAEAIWAEGQKLDANNATLKETIKRLQPDWSLSASSSQGSWDGRFAVKIIGITNSQNQGGSGGFTLTQDAQKDILEIRNPVGGSIAKITITPGEASLESNGKIVTAVDADTLVQNTLGLPLPARGLSNWLRGEVRPGSTASVERNSSGQVSQIIQDGWNLNYTWSKSNVLEKLNLSRNSNIGSIDIRLVFDKPNE; from the coding sequence ATGAGTTTCCTGGGCTCAAATGCTCTTGCCCAATCCGAGAATGCTGGTAACGGAGAGGCGGTATTTGAGATATTGGCCTCTGAAATTGCGCTTCAGCGGGGGGAGGCTGGTCTCGCTTACAACACCTATTTAGAGTTAGCACGCCGCTACCAAGACCCACGATTAGCTCAAAGAGCAATGGAAATTGCGATTAATGCAGGGGCTTCAGATTTAGCCCTCCAAGCCGCGCAAACCTGGCAGAGCTTGGCGCCCGCACAGACTAAGCCTAAAGAAGTGCTCGTTACCCTATTGATTCTGAATCAACGCTGGTCCGAAGCGGTTCAGCCGACTATCGCACTGCTAAATCAAGAATCCTTGGCGGAACGTGAAAATACCTTGCTTCAGATCCAATCATTGCTCAGCAAAGCCAGCAATGAATCTGATGCACTTCGTGCCTTCTACGAAATTGTTTCCGAACTCAAGCCAGCCCCAAAAAATCCTGGAATTCTGTATACCTATGCAATGGCTGCCGAAAATACTGGCCATACCGAAATCATGGAAAAGGTATTACGGCAGATTCTGGTTAAAAATCCCAATGATGCCAATACGCTCAATGCCCTTGGTTATTCTTTGGCTGACCGAAACCAGCAATTAAATGAGGCGTTCAAACTCATTTCAAAAGCCCATCGCCTGGCTCCGGATGATCCCTTTATTTTAGATAGCTTAGGTTGGGTCAATTTTCGACTTGGAAAGAATGCTCTCGCATTAGAAGAGCTCAAGCAAGCGTTTGGTATGAAACCTGAAGCCGATATCGCCGCTCATATTGGTGAGGTCCTCTGGGCCATGAATCGTCACTCGGAAGCTGAAGCAATTTGGGCAGAAGGACAAAAGCTCGATGCTAATAATGCAACTCTCAAAGAAACAATCAAACGCTTACAGCCAGATTGGTCTTTAAGTGCTTCATCTTCACAAGGGTCATGGGATGGCCGATTTGCAGTCAAAATTATTGGTATTACTAATAGCCAAAACCAGGGTGGATCTGGCGGTTTTACCTTAACGCAAGATGCACAAAAAGATATTTTAGAAATTCGTAATCCCGTTGGTGGATCGATTGCAAAAATCACTATTACCCCTGGTGAAGCGAGCCTAGAAAGTAACGGAAAAATAGTTACCGCAGTAGATGCCGACACACTAGTGCAAAATACTTTAGGCCTCCCACTACCTGCTAGAGGCCTATCTAATTGGCTTAGAGGGGAAGTGCGTCCTGGAAGTACTGCTAGTGTTGAGCGAAATAGCAGTGGTCAAGTCAGTCAAATTATTCAAGATGGCTGGAACCTGAACTACACCTGGTCTAAATCGAATGTCTTAGAAAAACTGAATTTGAGTCGTAACTCTAACATCGGCTCGATTGATATTCGTCTTGTTTTCGATAAACCCAATGAGTGA
- the ispE gene encoding 4-(cytidine 5'-diphospho)-2-C-methyl-D-erythritol kinase: MSDFLELQSPAKLNLFLHIIGRRSDGYHLLQSVFQLIDWCDTIALKLIAENTIRRINPLPSVPPEQDLVVRAAQVLKDTYQVKQGVEITLDKQIPMGAGLGGGSSNAATVLIGLNHLWQLKLDLATLCKIGLQLGADVPFFLFGNNAFVEGIGEKLQLIELKSQRFLVIFPGQSITTARIFQDPQLTRNHAPITIDGLFVSPPSYTSSQFGNDCESVAMQICPEVKQALAWIEANLPGSAPRMSGSGSSVFTVLDQDQTPAALERKLQNLPSGWVGRIVGGLNKNPAYNLISSE, encoded by the coding sequence ATGAGTGATTTCTTAGAGCTTCAGTCACCCGCTAAGCTCAATCTCTTTTTACACATCATTGGTCGTCGCAGTGATGGCTATCATTTACTGCAATCGGTATTTCAGCTTATTGATTGGTGCGACACGATTGCACTGAAATTGATTGCAGAAAATACTATTCGTCGCATTAATCCTTTGCCCAGCGTTCCCCCCGAACAAGATCTGGTGGTTCGCGCAGCCCAAGTTCTTAAAGATACCTATCAAGTTAAACAGGGCGTAGAAATCACACTTGATAAACAGATACCCATGGGTGCTGGACTAGGCGGTGGCTCATCTAATGCCGCAACTGTTTTAATCGGCCTGAATCATCTCTGGCAACTCAAGCTCGATCTTGCTACGCTCTGCAAAATTGGATTGCAATTGGGTGCTGATGTTCCTTTTTTTCTCTTTGGCAACAATGCTTTTGTCGAAGGGATTGGTGAAAAACTTCAGCTAATTGAGCTTAAATCTCAGCGCTTTTTGGTGATTTTTCCTGGGCAGAGCATTACCACTGCACGTATATTCCAAGACCCTCAATTGACCAGAAACCACGCTCCGATTACAATCGATGGCTTATTTGTATCGCCACCAAGCTATACCAGCAGCCAATTCGGCAATGACTGTGAATCTGTAGCGATGCAAATTTGTCCTGAAGTGAAGCAAGCTTTAGCTTGGATTGAAGCGAATTTGCCGGGCTCGGCGCCGCGGATGTCTGGCTCTGGAAGTAGCGTGTTTACTGTCTTAGACCAAGATCAGACGCCCGCTGCCCTAGAAAGAAAGTTGCAAAATCTTCCATCAGGATGGGTGGGTCGAATTGTTGGGGGCTTAAATAAAAATCCCGCTTACAATTTGATTTCTTCGGAGTAA
- a CDS encoding ribose-phosphate pyrophosphokinase: MNADHLTLFTGNANPILAHAVAKELNLAMGKAFVGRFSDGEIQVEIQENVRGKNVVVIQSTCAPTNDNLMELMIMIDALKRASAGRITAVIPYFGYARQDRRPRSARVAISARIVANMLQSVAGIERVLTMDLHADQIQGFFDIPVDNIYASPVLLADLQAQKTQKELIIVSPDIGGVVRARAMAKQLGTDLAIIDKRRPKANVSEVMHLIGEVEGRHCVIMDDIIDTGGTLCKAAEALKDRGAKGVTAYCTHAVLSGGAVARIAASELDELVVTDTIPLSAEALKVGKIRQLSVAPILAETLSRISKGDSVMSLFAE, encoded by the coding sequence ATGAATGCTGACCATCTAACCCTTTTTACCGGTAATGCGAATCCCATTTTGGCGCATGCGGTTGCCAAAGAGCTCAACCTGGCAATGGGAAAAGCCTTTGTTGGACGGTTTTCTGATGGCGAAATTCAGGTAGAAATTCAAGAGAACGTTCGAGGTAAAAACGTTGTCGTAATACAATCAACTTGTGCTCCCACCAACGATAATTTGATGGAGCTAATGATCATGATTGATGCTCTGAAGCGAGCATCTGCAGGGCGTATAACCGCAGTGATCCCTTACTTCGGTTACGCTAGACAAGATCGTCGACCACGCTCGGCACGGGTGGCAATTTCTGCCAGAATCGTCGCCAATATGCTGCAGTCAGTAGCCGGGATCGAGCGCGTTTTGACCATGGATCTTCACGCAGACCAAATCCAGGGTTTCTTCGATATTCCTGTCGATAACATTTATGCCTCTCCTGTTTTGCTTGCTGACTTGCAAGCCCAAAAGACCCAAAAAGAATTAATTATTGTCTCTCCCGATATTGGCGGTGTCGTCCGCGCCCGCGCGATGGCCAAGCAATTGGGTACAGATTTAGCGATTATCGATAAACGCCGCCCTAAGGCTAATGTGTCAGAAGTGATGCACTTAATCGGCGAAGTAGAGGGCCGTCATTGCGTCATTATGGATGACATTATTGATACTGGTGGCACCCTATGTAAGGCTGCAGAAGCGCTTAAAGACCGCGGTGCTAAGGGTGTAACGGCTTACTGTACCCATGCAGTGCTATCCGGTGGCGCAGTTGCCAGAATTGCTGCCTCTGAGCTCGATGAGCTCGTGGTGACCGATACCATTCCATTGAGCGCAGAAGCCTTAAAAGTGGGCAAAATTCGCCAATTAAGCGTTGCCCCCATCCTCGCGGAGACCCTATCTCGCATTAGCAAGGGTGATTCCGTAATGTCCTTATTTGCTGAATAA
- a CDS encoding 50S ribosomal protein L25/general stress protein Ctc, producing the protein MKVVAFERSVQGTGASRRLRNSGKTPGIIYGSKDPAVVIELDHNALFHALRKEAFHSSILDLEIGGKAQKVLLRDYQMHPFKPLVLHIDFQRVSATEKIHMRIPLHFTHADESTAVKLQGAIISHIANDLEISCLPADLPEFIEVNLANIEVGHSIHAKDVALPKGVSLVLHVEQENPVLVNARIPTVKAADTEEAAPAAAAAPAAGAAAPADAPKEKDKA; encoded by the coding sequence ATGAAAGTAGTCGCTTTTGAAAGAAGCGTACAGGGAACGGGTGCGAGCCGCCGCCTGCGCAACTCCGGTAAAACTCCGGGAATCATTTATGGCAGTAAAGACCCAGCCGTAGTTATTGAGCTGGATCACAATGCCCTTTTCCATGCGCTCCGTAAGGAAGCATTTCACTCATCTATTCTCGATCTCGAGATCGGTGGCAAAGCACAAAAAGTCTTGCTACGTGATTACCAGATGCATCCATTTAAGCCTCTGGTTTTACATATCGACTTTCAGCGCGTTTCTGCTACTGAGAAGATCCACATGCGCATTCCATTGCACTTTACCCATGCTGATGAATCTACAGCCGTGAAATTGCAAGGCGCGATCATTAGCCACATTGCCAATGATTTGGAAATTTCTTGCTTACCAGCAGATTTGCCAGAATTCATTGAAGTGAACTTGGCTAATATTGAAGTAGGTCACTCTATTCATGCTAAAGATGTCGCACTACCAAAAGGTGTTTCCTTGGTATTGCATGTTGAGCAAGAAAATCCTGTTTTGGTTAACGCTCGTATCCCAACTGTTAAGGCTGCTGATACAGAAGAGGCCGCTCCTGCTGCCGCTGCTGCCCCAGCCGCTGGTGCCGCTGCTCCTGCAGATGCTCCCAAGGAAAAGGATAAGGCTTAA
- the pth gene encoding aminoacyl-tRNA hydrolase: MTKLIVGLGNPGSEHEHDRHNAGFWFVDALAKQLGTRFETEKRFQGKAAKARWESEDLWLLKPDTYMNLSGQAVGALCRFHKISPEDLLVVQDELDLKPGSARLKLGGGTGGHNGLKDIQAHLGTPNYWRLRIGIGHPRDLAGDGRAIDVADYVLRKPLLAEQKLIETSIQNSLDCLPLFLKGDPQAAMLNLHSKD; this comes from the coding sequence ATGACTAAATTAATCGTTGGCCTAGGCAACCCAGGCAGTGAACATGAACACGATCGCCATAATGCTGGCTTTTGGTTTGTTGATGCACTGGCAAAACAATTGGGGACTCGCTTCGAAACTGAAAAACGATTTCAGGGAAAAGCTGCAAAAGCGAGATGGGAATCAGAAGATCTTTGGCTACTCAAGCCCGATACCTATATGAATCTGAGTGGACAAGCTGTAGGCGCTTTATGTCGCTTTCATAAGATTAGCCCCGAAGATCTTCTCGTTGTTCAAGATGAGTTAGATCTAAAGCCTGGCAGCGCTCGGCTCAAGCTGGGGGGTGGCACTGGGGGTCACAATGGGCTCAAAGATATTCAAGCGCATCTAGGCACCCCTAACTACTGGAGACTCCGTATAGGCATTGGCCATCCTCGTGATCTCGCTGGCGATGGTCGAGCCATAGATGTAGCGGATTATGTTTTAAGAAAGCCTTTATTGGCCGAACAAAAATTGATTGAAACCAGTATCCAGAATAGTTTAGATTGCTTGCCATTATTTTTGAAGGGCGACCCTCAAGCAGCAATGCTGAACTTGCATTCTAAGGATTAG
- a CDS encoding YfhL family 4Fe-4S dicluster ferredoxin has protein sequence MALMITDECINCDVCEPECPNDAIYMGIEIYEINPNKCTECVGHFDAPQCRQVCPVDCIPLHPDHVESREQLLVKYQKLIAPKADVA, from the coding sequence ATGGCTTTAATGATTACGGACGAATGCATCAATTGTGATGTGTGCGAACCTGAATGTCCTAACGATGCCATTTATATGGGCATTGAAATTTATGAGATCAATCCGAATAAATGTACTGAGTGTGTCGGGCATTTTGATGCACCTCAATGTCGACAGGTATGTCCTGTTGACTGCATCCCACTCCATCCAGACCATGTGGAATCACGAGAGCAGCTACTGGTTAAATACCAGAAGCTGATTGCACCCAAAGCAGACGTGGCCTAA